A stretch of Campylobacter concisus DNA encodes these proteins:
- a CDS encoding glycosyltransferase family 4 protein has protein sequence MKKIVFLRINPNAVGGAERYLRRLTKALKDVGIDTSIRSYLGEARISSWKKALRFNAQVKRQKQSDEIYFSLERVSCADIYRAGDGVHKIYRATKPFWWVNPLNFVYPYLEKRCFKNSKKIIANSNYIKEQIISAYGIDESKIVTIYNGINLPQKVEKGEAKLSVCEEFGLDYNLPIVLFVGNGFKRKGAKDFLLLVSKLKTPVNALIVGKDKNLNSYKKLAKKLKINAFFTGEQKMTAKFYEASDIFIFPTHYEPFSNVVLEALSFKNIVFTTAQNGAAEILENRFIMREPNDESILELVEQVLNDNDMMRELQEKSFLLSQKFSIEENASKTLEIINEVLNLEQK, from the coding sequence ATGAAAAAAATAGTTTTTTTACGTATCAATCCAAATGCAGTCGGTGGTGCCGAACGCTATTTAAGAAGGCTTACTAAAGCCCTAAAAGACGTAGGTATAGACACATCTATACGCTCATATCTAGGAGAGGCTAGGATCTCGTCATGGAAAAAGGCTTTGAGATTTAACGCACAAGTAAAACGCCAAAAACAAAGTGATGAGATATATTTTAGCTTGGAGCGAGTGAGCTGCGCAGATATTTATAGAGCAGGGGACGGCGTGCATAAAATTTATCGTGCCACAAAGCCATTTTGGTGGGTTAATCCTCTAAATTTTGTCTATCCATATCTAGAAAAACGTTGCTTTAAAAATTCTAAAAAGATAATCGCAAATTCAAACTACATAAAAGAGCAAATTATTTCAGCTTACGGTATCGATGAGTCAAAAATCGTTACCATTTACAACGGTATAAACTTGCCACAAAAGGTAGAAAAAGGAGAAGCAAAACTTAGCGTATGCGAAGAATTTGGACTCGATTACAATTTACCAATTGTGCTTTTTGTAGGAAATGGCTTTAAAAGAAAAGGAGCAAAGGACTTTTTGCTTCTTGTCTCAAAGCTAAAAACGCCAGTAAATGCGCTAATAGTAGGCAAAGATAAAAATTTAAATTCATATAAGAAGCTAGCAAAAAAGCTAAAGATAAATGCATTTTTTACAGGTGAGCAAAAAATGACTGCCAAATTTTATGAAGCAAGCGATATTTTTATATTTCCAACACACTATGAGCCATTTTCAAATGTCGTTTTAGAGGCGCTTAGTTTTAAAAATATTGTCTTTACAACGGCTCAAAATGGAGCTGCTGAAATTTTAGAAAATCGTTTTATCATGCGTGAACCAAATGATGAAAGTATACTGGAGCTAGTGGAGCAGGTGCTTAATGATAATGACATGATGAGAGAGCTGCAAGAGAAGTCATTTTTACTTTCGCAAAAATTTAGTATAGAAGAAAATGCAAGCAAAACTCTTGAAATCATAAACGAAGTACTAAATTTGGAGCAAAAGTGA
- a CDS encoding anaerobic C4-dicarboxylate transporter, which produces MDFLMNLSEGMQFAIQLLIVLICLFYGAKKGGIALGMLGGIGLIVLVFGFNIEPGKPAIDVMLTILAVVVASATLQASGGLDVMLQIAETILRKNPKYVSILAPFVTCTLTILCGTGHVVYTVLPIVYDIAIKNGIRPERPMAASSIASQMGIIASPVSVAVVTLTSFLINAKTHLAGFDGYLDLLKITIPSTFCGVLAVGIFSWFRGKDLDKDEVFQTKLQDPEFKKYVYGDSATLLGKKLPGYQWAAMWIFLGSILVVALLGYFKDLRPSWTTYKDATVVQVIANLPTEQKVLKTLKIKDASIQTEAAELKVANDKLNANQKAQSVKIIGKDANQTLTRTADGAVTYINEKGAKEEFQGAYINISNKQASSKSLSMVHVIQIFMLLTGAIILIFTPTDASKIGKNEIFRSGMIALVAVFGISWMAETMFAVHTPMMKEALGSIVKEHPWTYAVMLLIISKFVNSQAAALVAFVPLALNIDVNPAIILAFAPACYGYYILPTYPSDLAAIQFDRSGTTHIGKFVINHSFIIPGLIGVISSCIFGYIFATAFGYL; this is translated from the coding sequence ATGGATTTTCTCATGAATTTAAGTGAAGGCATGCAGTTTGCTATCCAGCTTCTCATTGTCCTTATCTGTTTGTTCTACGGAGCTAAAAAAGGCGGTATCGCACTTGGTATGCTAGGCGGCATCGGTCTTATAGTTCTTGTTTTTGGATTTAATATCGAGCCTGGTAAGCCAGCTATTGATGTTATGCTAACTATCCTTGCTGTTGTTGTGGCAAGTGCTACGCTTCAAGCTAGTGGTGGTCTTGATGTTATGCTTCAAATAGCAGAAACTATACTTAGAAAAAATCCAAAATATGTAAGTATCTTGGCTCCTTTTGTAACATGTACGCTTACTATTTTATGCGGTACTGGACACGTTGTTTATACTGTGCTTCCTATCGTTTATGATATTGCTATCAAAAATGGTATCCGTCCAGAGCGTCCAATGGCAGCAAGCTCGATAGCTTCACAAATGGGTATCATAGCAAGTCCAGTTTCAGTTGCTGTTGTAACTCTTACAAGCTTTCTTATTAATGCTAAAACTCACTTAGCTGGCTTTGATGGATATTTAGATCTTTTAAAGATTACGATTCCATCAACATTCTGCGGTGTTTTAGCGGTAGGAATTTTTAGCTGGTTTAGAGGTAAAGATCTTGATAAAGACGAAGTCTTTCAAACAAAGCTTCAAGATCCTGAGTTTAAAAAATATGTTTATGGCGATAGTGCGACGCTTTTAGGCAAAAAGCTTCCTGGTTATCAATGGGCTGCAATGTGGATATTTTTAGGCTCTATTCTTGTAGTTGCGCTTCTTGGATATTTTAAAGATCTTCGTCCAAGCTGGACTACTTACAAAGACGCAACGGTCGTTCAAGTAATAGCTAACCTTCCAACTGAGCAAAAAGTCTTAAAAACCTTAAAAATAAAAGACGCTAGCATCCAAACAGAGGCGGCTGAGCTAAAAGTAGCAAACGATAAGCTAAATGCCAATCAAAAAGCTCAATCAGTCAAAATCATCGGCAAAGATGCAAATCAAACTCTTACTCGCACAGCTGATGGTGCAGTAACATATATAAATGAAAAAGGCGCAAAAGAAGAATTCCAAGGTGCTTACATTAATATAAGCAACAAACAAGCATCTTCAAAGAGCTTAAGCATGGTTCATGTCATCCAAATTTTCATGCTTTTAACTGGCGCTATCATTTTAATCTTTACACCAACAGATGCTAGTAAGATCGGTAAAAACGAGATATTTAGATCAGGTATGATCGCTCTTGTTGCAGTATTTGGTATCTCTTGGATGGCTGAGACTATGTTTGCAGTGCATACTCCGATGATGAAAGAGGCGCTAGGAAGCATCGTAAAAGAGCACCCTTGGACTTATGCGGTTATGCTCTTGATTATCTCAAAATTTGTAAATTCTCAAGCTGCAGCCTTGGTTGCATTTGTGCCATTAGCTTTAAATATCGATGTTAATCCTGCTATCATTCTAGCTTTTGCGCCAGCTTGCTACGGATACTACATCCTGCCAACATATCCAAGCGACCTTGCAGCTATTCAGTTTGATAGAAGCGGTACGACACATATTGGTAAATTTGTTATCAATCACAGCTTTATCATTCCGGGTCTTATTGGTGTTATATCCTCTTGTATATTTGGCTATATTTTTGCAACCGCTTTTGGATACCTATAA
- a CDS encoding energy transducer TonB — protein MQSKQSLNKISNYSGLAVSLVVHGAAVYFLLSHNFDEIKIVEQKPIKIALNSFTPVPQVSAPQIAEQMLIPEPTPPAPPPEPPKPEPKPEPKPEPKKVEKPKREIKKVEPKKEKKIEPKPEPVIAQPVQPIVPPASVNTNLPANNKSIAAAPVQNVTPELNLSNSQGDEDFTKVIIAVKRHKSYPNNARRMKHQGVVEVRFLLKQDGSIDELKVSKSSGFESLDNGALENIQRASSEFPKPKQDRYLRFPISYTLK, from the coding sequence TTGCAATCCAAACAATCTCTGAATAAAATTTCAAATTACAGCGGCTTAGCTGTTTCGCTTGTAGTGCATGGAGCAGCAGTATATTTTTTGCTTTCACATAATTTTGATGAGATAAAAATAGTTGAGCAAAAGCCGATAAAAATAGCTCTTAATTCATTTACTCCAGTGCCGCAAGTCTCAGCACCTCAAATAGCGGAGCAAATGCTTATCCCAGAGCCAACTCCACCAGCTCCACCACCAGAGCCACCAAAACCTGAGCCAAAGCCAGAACCAAAACCTGAACCTAAAAAGGTGGAGAAACCAAAGCGTGAAATAAAAAAAGTAGAGCCTAAAAAAGAGAAAAAAATAGAGCCCAAGCCTGAACCGGTAATTGCTCAGCCAGTGCAGCCTATTGTACCGCCAGCTAGTGTAAATACAAATTTGCCAGCCAATAACAAGTCTATCGCTGCAGCTCCAGTTCAAAATGTAACACCTGAGCTAAATTTATCAAATTCACAAGGTGACGAAGATTTTACGAAGGTTATAATCGCAGTTAAGAGGCATAAAAGTTACCCAAATAATGCTAGACGTATGAAACATCAAGGAGTTGTAGAAGTTAGGTTTTTACTCAAGCAAGACGGCAGCATAGATGAACTTAAAGTTAGTAAAAGCTCTGGGTTTGAGTCGCTTGATAATGGTGCTTTAGAAAATATTCAAAGAGCAAGTTCTGAGTTTCCAAAACCTAAACAAGATCGTTATCTGCGCTTTCCTATTTCATATACACTAAAATAA
- the waaF gene encoding lipopolysaccharide heptosyltransferase II: MRVFIELPTWLGDAVMASAAIENLSKNAKNIVFFGSYVACELYKSHPKCEKVVIDDSKKQNSRYLSLIKTARKLGKFDIAISFRSSFASKFLLFFLKATQKFCFKKSSESLHQVQKYLNFIKQSLNLKEISNELKIYYEAKKSERKLLVLNPGASYGSAKRWYPHYFAEVALHFKDEFDVKITGSKAELEICNEIEQILLQNGMKCENLAGKTSIKELCEVIGSIKNGIFLTNDSGPMHIAAAYKVPLVALFGPTKFKETSPWQDESSKIVHLNLECMPCMKRVCPIKTHACMKELTPKMVITEIELLRKKLNF; the protein is encoded by the coding sequence GTGAGAGTTTTTATAGAGCTTCCAACTTGGCTTGGAGATGCTGTGATGGCGAGCGCAGCGATAGAAAATTTAAGTAAAAATGCTAAAAATATTGTATTTTTTGGCTCTTACGTGGCCTGTGAGCTTTACAAATCACATCCAAAGTGCGAAAAAGTAGTCATTGACGATAGTAAAAAGCAAAACTCAAGATATTTAAGCCTTATAAAAACAGCTAGAAAGCTTGGAAAATTTGATATCGCTATTAGTTTTAGAAGCTCGTTTGCTAGTAAATTTTTGCTATTTTTTCTAAAAGCAACGCAAAAATTTTGCTTTAAAAAGAGTAGCGAGAGTTTGCATCAGGTGCAAAAATATCTAAATTTCATAAAGCAAAGTCTAAATTTAAAAGAAATTTCAAACGAACTAAAAATTTATTATGAAGCTAAAAAAAGCGAGCGAAAGCTCCTTGTGCTAAATCCAGGTGCTAGCTACGGAAGTGCCAAAAGGTGGTATCCTCACTATTTTGCAGAGGTTGCATTGCACTTTAAAGATGAATTTGATGTAAAGATCACTGGCTCAAAAGCTGAGCTTGAAATTTGCAATGAAATCGAGCAAATACTCTTACAAAATGGTATGAAATGTGAAAATTTGGCCGGAAAAACAAGCATAAAAGAGCTTTGCGAGGTCATAGGTTCTATAAAAAATGGCATCTTTTTGACAAATGATAGTGGTCCTATGCATATCGCAGCTGCCTATAAAGTGCCACTTGTGGCTCTTTTTGGACCGACAAAATTTAAAGAGACTAGCCCATGGCAAGATGAAAGTTCAAAGATAGTGCACTTAAATTTAGAGTGTATGCCATGCATGAAGCGAGTGTGTCCCATAAAAACACATGCCTGCATGAAGGAACTTACTCCAAAAATGGTCATCACTGAAATAGAGCTATTAAGAAAGAAATTAAATTTTTGA
- the exbD gene encoding TonB system transport protein ExbD, translating into MRLNKKDGLNIVPFIDIMLVLLAIVLSISTFIAQGKIAIDLPSANSAEQSKEDDKKVSVVIDKDNKFFIDDVEISENELKDKLNVVDIKTLIELKSDKNSKFDSFVKVIDILKEKGHENFAIQTISE; encoded by the coding sequence ATGCGTCTAAATAAAAAAGATGGGTTAAATATTGTCCCATTTATTGATATTATGCTTGTTTTGCTTGCTATCGTGCTTAGCATTTCGACTTTTATTGCTCAAGGCAAGATAGCTATTGATCTTCCAAGTGCAAACAGTGCTGAGCAAAGCAAAGAGGACGATAAAAAGGTAAGCGTAGTAATTGATAAGGATAATAAATTTTTTATAGATGATGTAGAAATTTCTGAGAATGAACTCAAAGATAAGCTAAATGTGGTTGATATAAAGACATTGATCGAACTAAAAAGCGATAAAAATTCGAAATTTGATAGCTTTGTTAAAGTAATTGATATATTAAAAGAGAAGGGCCACGAAAATTTTGCAATCCAAACAATCTCTGAATAA
- the exbB gene encoding TonB-system energizer ExbB codes for MELIKHHIDHVIIAILGIMSFFVLWYTIERIIFYSRVDIKGYKSIEALEEALTKNLTTLYIIYSNAPYVGLLGTVAGIMITFYDMGMAGGIDTKSIMVGLSLALKATAFGLLVAIPTLMIYNGFVRKVDVMLNRYKAENASK; via the coding sequence ATGGAGCTAATTAAACATCACATTGATCATGTAATTATTGCGATTTTAGGCATTATGAGTTTTTTTGTACTTTGGTATACGATTGAGCGTATTATTTTTTACTCACGCGTTGATATAAAAGGCTACAAAAGTATTGAAGCGCTTGAAGAAGCACTAACCAAAAATTTAACCACGCTTTACATTATCTACTCAAATGCACCATATGTAGGACTTCTTGGTACAGTTGCTGGCATTATGATCACATTTTATGATATGGGTATGGCAGGTGGAATCGATACTAAAAGCATAATGGTCGGCCTCTCTCTTGCGCTAAAAGCAACTGCTTTTGGACTACTTGTGGCGATACCAACTTTGATGATTTACAATGGTTTTGTCAGAAAAGTAGATGTAATGCTAAATAGATACAAGGCTGAAAATGCGTCTAAATAA
- the dapE gene encoding succinyl-diaminopimelate desuccinylase, translating into MVINFLKELLSFRSITPNDAGSLEFIAKFLPDFEAKFIEKNGTKNLILSKIYGDGEHLAFAGHVDVVPPGEGWDSEPFTPYEKDGYIYARGAQDMKSGVAAFVCAAKDAKFDGKLSLVLTSDEEGDGTYGTPLALEYLREINDLPKFCVVAEPTCDKEFGDSIKVGRRGSINGKIVIKGIQGHVAYPEKCVNPVNLIAPLLSRIANHDMDAGSEFFSPSKIVVTDIRGGMQVCNVTPSELSIMFNVRNSNLTDVNDVESYLRGVLKGLDYELSIKQSSKRFLINKDSKIVKNLMASVAKITGVTPVLNTKGGTSDARHFAEFGVDAIEFGVINDRIHAKNERVSISEINKLYEIFKDLIEKF; encoded by the coding sequence GTGGTAATTAACTTTTTAAAAGAGCTTTTAAGCTTTCGCTCTATCACACCTAATGATGCTGGAAGCTTAGAGTTTATCGCTAAATTTTTACCTGATTTTGAGGCGAAATTTATAGAAAAAAATGGCACCAAAAATCTCATACTTTCTAAAATTTATGGTGATGGCGAGCATCTAGCTTTTGCAGGGCATGTTGATGTCGTGCCTCCAGGTGAGGGCTGGGATAGCGAGCCATTTACACCATATGAAAAAGATGGCTACATCTACGCAAGAGGCGCACAGGATATGAAAAGTGGCGTGGCTGCTTTTGTTTGCGCTGCTAAAGATGCAAAATTTGATGGGAAGCTAAGCCTCGTATTAACAAGCGACGAAGAGGGCGATGGCACATATGGCACGCCTTTAGCACTTGAATATTTACGCGAAATAAATGATTTGCCAAAATTTTGCGTAGTGGCTGAACCAACTTGCGATAAAGAATTTGGTGATAGCATAAAAGTTGGCAGACGTGGCTCAATAAATGGCAAGATCGTGATAAAGGGCATTCAAGGGCACGTGGCATATCCTGAAAAGTGTGTAAATCCGGTAAATTTGATAGCTCCACTTTTAAGCAGGATTGCAAATCACGATATGGACGCTGGGAGCGAATTTTTTAGTCCAAGCAAGATTGTGGTAACTGATATTAGAGGCGGTATGCAAGTTTGCAACGTCACGCCAAGCGAGCTTAGCATAATGTTTAATGTGAGAAACTCAAATTTAACCGACGTAAATGACGTTGAGAGCTATCTTAGAGGCGTTTTAAAAGGGCTTGATTACGAGCTTAGCATAAAACAAAGCTCAAAGAGATTTTTAATAAATAAAGATAGCAAAATCGTAAAAAATTTAATGGCCTCTGTCGCAAAAATTACCGGTGTCACACCGGTTCTAAATACAAAGGGTGGTACGAGTGATGCAAGGCACTTTGCTGAATTTGGCGTAGATGCGATAGAATTTGGCGTGATAAACGATCGTATACACGCCAAAAACGAACGAGTCAGCATCAGTGAAATAAATAAACTTTATGAAATTTTTAAAGATTTGATAGAAAAATTTTAA
- a CDS encoding DUF2809 domain-containing protein: MRHSLRARLSFLVVAVVILAIEIYIAAFVKGGFVRHYLGDVLVTVMLYSFGRAIFKTAPKILAFEIFIFSLSIEILQYFKVLEILDIHNLIIRIVFGGTFDVSDIVCYALGCLLAYLTDIICLLQKYKSPRI, translated from the coding sequence ATGAGACATAGCTTGCGAGCTAGATTGTCCTTTTTGGTCGTAGCAGTCGTGATTTTAGCAATCGAAATTTATATCGCAGCTTTTGTTAAAGGTGGCTTCGTGCGTCATTATTTGGGTGATGTGCTAGTTACGGTGATGCTTTACTCATTTGGACGAGCTATATTTAAAACTGCACCAAAAATTTTAGCATTTGAAATATTTATCTTCTCGCTATCTATAGAAATTTTACAATACTTTAAAGTACTTGAAATTTTAGATATTCATAATTTAATAATACGCATAGTCTTTGGCGGAACATTTGACGTTAGCGACATCGTATGTTACGCACTAGGCTGTTTGCTAGCTTATTTGACTGATATCATTTGCCTTTTACAAAAGTATAAAAGTCCAAGGATATAG
- the polA gene encoding DNA polymerase I, translated as MKTLTIIDTFGFFFRLYYAMSGLKNREGKPSGMISGFANFIASLKDEYQSDYLIFALDSKGKTLRHEILGDYKANRNEPPAQLKEQLPVCIDMIEKMGLYSLSREGYEADDIIASAVKFCKDKDIFVRIVTHDKDLYQLIEDGKVSIYSPQSKIDHDSASCFEKYGVYPAQVRDFLAIAGDSSDNIPGVKGIGAVGAKKLLAEYGSLEGIYENLALLRNERTKNMLTAAKDEAFLSKKLATLFDDAVSSFDLEHSKFPEQNPLINISEILKEYDLNRLLKSLQKEESVEFKLGFRANLLLDEASIEKLLSDITPETIVAFDTETTGVDSRGAKIVGFSFCFNDEDAYYVPIAHNYLGAPQQISLKFATWAIGQIYKGCVIGQNLKYDFEIVKNNLGLNPPTNFKDTMILAWLSDPNSSVGMDALAKRLYDYDTIKFEDMVKKGQTFGDVPLENAAKYASEDAWITLKFYKTFLNTLDKNLLALADTHEFPFILTLFDMEQNGIKINEAKMQKLILENDTKLKALTSEIYELSGENFNINSVKQLGVILFEHLKLPTKKKTKTGYSTDESVLAELIDAHPVVEKILAYRELYKLQSTYCEPLLALAKKDEGSRIYTSFLQTGTSTGRLSSKNPNLQNIPARGSLAKDVRECFEAREGYSFVGLDYSQIELRLLAHFSQDPALLEAFKNDEDIHARTAVSIFGSSDGQNRAVAKSINFGLIYGMGSSKLANQVNITRAEAKEYIERYFKAFETIKEFLEGIKISAKNDGFVQTLLGRRRYFDFKSATPMQIAMFEREAVNTVFQGSAADLVKMAMVKVRANLDENAKMLLQIHDELIFEVKDEVAQEFGKATQKTMEEIYTLNVPLKTSLNIAKNWGELK; from the coding sequence ATGAAAACACTTACGATTATTGACACTTTTGGCTTCTTTTTTAGGCTCTACTACGCCATGAGCGGACTTAAAAACCGCGAGGGCAAGCCAAGCGGTATGATAAGTGGCTTTGCAAATTTTATAGCAAGCCTTAAGGATGAATACCAAAGCGACTACCTTATCTTCGCACTTGACAGCAAAGGCAAGACCTTACGTCACGAAATTTTAGGTGATTACAAAGCAAATAGAAATGAGCCGCCAGCTCAGTTAAAAGAACAGCTTCCAGTTTGCATAGATATGATAGAAAAAATGGGGCTTTACAGCCTTAGCCGCGAGGGCTACGAGGCCGATGACATCATCGCAAGTGCGGTTAAATTTTGTAAAGACAAAGATATATTTGTGCGAATAGTCACCCACGATAAAGACCTCTATCAGCTCATAGAAGATGGCAAAGTGAGCATCTACAGCCCACAAAGCAAGATCGATCACGATAGTGCTAGCTGCTTTGAAAAGTACGGAGTTTATCCAGCACAGGTAAGGGACTTTCTAGCGATCGCAGGCGATAGCTCGGACAACATCCCAGGTGTCAAAGGCATCGGCGCAGTTGGGGCCAAGAAGCTTTTGGCTGAGTATGGGAGCTTAGAGGGAATTTATGAAAATTTAGCCCTTCTTAGAAATGAGCGCACTAAAAATATGCTAACCGCCGCAAAAGACGAAGCGTTTTTGAGCAAAAAGCTAGCCACGCTATTTGACGATGCAGTTAGCTCGTTTGATCTTGAACACTCGAAATTTCCAGAGCAAAATCCTTTGATAAATATCTCAGAAATTTTAAAAGAGTATGATCTAAATAGGCTTCTTAAGAGCTTACAAAAAGAGGAAAGTGTCGAGTTTAAACTAGGCTTTAGAGCAAATTTACTCCTTGATGAGGCTAGCATAGAAAAGCTCTTATCAGACATCACGCCAGAGACCATCGTCGCATTTGACACGGAGACCACAGGTGTTGATAGCAGGGGTGCAAAGATTGTTGGATTTAGCTTTTGCTTTAACGATGAGGACGCCTACTACGTGCCGATAGCTCACAACTACCTTGGTGCGCCGCAGCAAATTAGCCTAAAATTTGCCACTTGGGCGATAGGGCAAATTTACAAAGGCTGCGTAATTGGACAAAATTTAAAGTACGACTTTGAGATAGTTAAAAATAACCTCGGTCTAAACCCACCTACAAATTTTAAAGACACGATGATACTTGCTTGGCTTAGCGATCCAAACTCGAGTGTCGGCATGGACGCACTGGCAAAGAGACTTTATGACTACGACACAATAAAATTTGAAGATATGGTCAAAAAGGGGCAAACTTTTGGCGATGTGCCTCTAGAAAATGCCGCCAAATACGCGAGTGAGGACGCTTGGATAACGCTTAAATTTTATAAAACTTTTTTAAACACGCTTGATAAAAATTTACTAGCCCTTGCCGATACACACGAATTTCCTTTTATCCTTACGCTTTTTGACATGGAGCAAAACGGCATCAAGATAAATGAAGCTAAGATGCAAAAGCTCATCCTTGAAAACGACACAAAACTAAAGGCACTAACAAGTGAAATTTACGAGCTAAGCGGCGAAAATTTCAACATAAACTCTGTCAAACAACTTGGTGTCATACTTTTTGAGCACTTGAAGCTTCCAACCAAAAAGAAAACAAAAACAGGATACAGCACCGATGAGAGCGTGCTAGCAGAGCTCATAGACGCCCACCCAGTGGTGGAGAAAATTTTAGCCTACAGGGAGCTATATAAACTGCAAAGTACCTACTGCGAGCCGCTTTTAGCGCTTGCGAAAAAGGATGAGGGCTCACGAATTTACACGAGCTTTTTGCAAACTGGTACAAGTACTGGCAGGCTTTCAAGTAAAAATCCAAATTTGCAAAATATCCCAGCTCGTGGCAGCCTTGCAAAGGATGTCAGAGAGTGCTTTGAGGCGCGTGAGGGCTATAGCTTTGTAGGGCTTGACTACAGCCAGATCGAGCTTAGACTGTTAGCTCACTTTAGTCAAGATCCTGCGCTACTTGAAGCGTTTAAAAATGACGAGGATATCCACGCAAGGACTGCTGTTAGCATATTTGGCAGTAGTGATGGGCAAAATAGAGCCGTGGCGAAGAGCATAAATTTTGGCCTTATTTACGGCATGGGCTCAAGTAAGCTCGCAAATCAAGTAAATATCACAAGAGCCGAGGCAAAAGAGTATATAGAGCGCTATTTTAAGGCTTTTGAGACGATTAAAGAATTTTTAGAGGGGATAAAAATCTCAGCTAAAAACGATGGCTTTGTGCAGACGCTGCTTGGCAGAAGGCGCTACTTTGACTTTAAAAGTGCTACACCTATGCAAATAGCCATGTTTGAGCGCGAGGCTGTAAATACGGTCTTTCAAGGCTCAGCAGCCGATCTAGTCAAGATGGCGATGGTAAAAGTTAGAGCAAATTTAGATGAAAATGCGAAAATGTTGCTTCAAATCCACGATGAGCTGATATTTGAAGTAAAAGACGAGGTTGCACAGGAATTTGGCAAGGCGACACAAAAGACGATGGAGGAAATTTACACGCTAAATGTGCCGCTTAAAACATCGCTAAATATCGCCAAAAACTGGGGTGAGCTAAAATAG
- the flhB gene encoding flagellar biosynthesis protein FlhB codes for MAGEDQEKTEEATPKKIEDAKKDGNVPKSQDLAGFVTLVIAIGVLLAMLNFMKEQIISLYIYYSKFIGQPLTLPTVKMIVVNTFARSLLMILPVCICVAIAGVIANVMQFGFIFTTKPIMPNFVKINPLKGLKNLFSMKKVIDSIKIVLKVSIVFGVGFYFFLQFIKELPHTLFFSMFDQLAWLKEKLIILVSVMLFILFVIGLIDLLIVRFQYFKDLRMSKQEIKDEYKQMEGDPQVKGRIRQAQMRAAKRRMMQNIPQADVVITNPTHYAVAIRYDKSRDEAPIILAKGVDFLALQIKKIAVENGVQIYENPPLARELYKICEVDDTIPAHLFRAVAEVLSFVYMSNKQKFKDKL; via the coding sequence ATGGCAGGCGAAGATCAGGAAAAAACCGAAGAAGCGACCCCCAAAAAGATAGAAGATGCCAAAAAGGACGGCAACGTTCCCAAAAGTCAGGACCTAGCTGGGTTCGTGACCCTAGTTATTGCTATTGGCGTACTACTTGCAATGCTAAATTTTATGAAAGAACAGATCATCTCACTTTATATCTACTACTCAAAATTTATCGGTCAGCCACTTACCTTGCCAACTGTAAAAATGATCGTCGTAAATACATTTGCAAGGTCACTTCTTATGATACTTCCAGTTTGTATCTGTGTGGCGATCGCTGGTGTCATTGCAAATGTAATGCAGTTTGGATTTATCTTTACCACAAAACCCATAATGCCAAATTTTGTCAAGATAAACCCACTAAAGGGACTAAAAAATTTATTCTCAATGAAAAAAGTGATAGACAGCATTAAAATCGTACTAAAAGTTAGCATCGTCTTTGGTGTTGGATTTTATTTTTTCTTGCAGTTTATAAAGGAGTTGCCACACACGCTCTTTTTCTCTATGTTTGATCAGCTTGCTTGGCTAAAAGAAAAGCTCATCATTCTTGTTAGTGTCATGCTTTTTATACTTTTCGTGATAGGACTTATCGACCTTCTCATCGTGCGTTTTCAATACTTTAAAGACCTTCGTATGAGCAAGCAAGAGATAAAAGATGAGTATAAGCAAATGGAAGGAGATCCGCAGGTAAAAGGCAGAATTCGTCAAGCACAAATGCGTGCAGCCAAGCGTCGAATGATGCAAAATATCCCACAAGCTGACGTAGTCATCACAAACCCTACTCACTACGCCGTGGCGATAAGATATGATAAAAGTCGCGACGAGGCGCCGATAATACTTGCCAAAGGTGTTGATTTTTTAGCATTGCAAATCAAAAAAATAGCTGTTGAAAATGGTGTGCAAATTTATGAAAACCCACCACTCGCAAGAGAGCTTTATAAAATTTGTGAAGTCGATGATACGATACCAGCACATCTTTTTAGAGCCGTGGCCGAAGTGCTAAGCTTCGTTTATATGAGCAATAAACAAAAATTTAAAGATAAGCTTTGA